The following coding sequences are from one Homalodisca vitripennis isolate AUS2020 chromosome 7, UT_GWSS_2.1, whole genome shotgun sequence window:
- the LOC124365725 gene encoding probable cytochrome P450 6d5 encodes MAVTTGSIFVDVLIAVIPALYLVYWYITNNNDYWDKRGVPNVKKGLLWGTFLGKQSQADAVLEIYKQFPDEKYAGLFQFKRPVLMVRDPVLINKVLVKDFTYFQDRGGPIVKKDIFSKTLFGLRGQVWRALRYKLTPTFTTGKLRGMFEQISKSGDNMVDKLKEHLSTKEMARGVDPKNFLFEFTLDVIASCAFGLQFQPNSPDFNKFKSIVEKMFKFSPLRFIRFGFVTIAPKISDFLNISMSSSEAAEYFTNLTKATIKYRKENNVQRNDYFQMLLSLKEQEESGKDMSHVVPAHVTEDDAVIDQMHYTQEDDQSIDTPEKLFSEEALTSNTVIFLSAGSETVARTIGFTLFEISRHPDIQQKLQQEVDSVLSRHKDWSYDALKDMTYLDEVIQESQRIYNLLPMLMRECVRPYKVPDSDLIIEKGTLILIPVTGLHKDPQYYPEPCQFNPDRFKGNNFKPSSTFLPFGDGPRICIAMRFAVMEVKAGVAKVMSQYTVELSDKTQLPLQYEVRSFMPSVKNGIFLSFQRRSLKPEVS; translated from the exons ATGGCTGTGACCACTGGCTCTATATTTGTGGATGTTCTAATAGCTGTCATTCCTGCTCTATACCTAGTGTACTGGTACATCACAAACAATAACGACTACTGGGACAAAAGAGGTGTACCTAATGTCAAAAAAGGACTGTTATGGGGCACCTTCCTAGGCAAACAGTCGCAAGCAGATGCAGTTTTAGAGATTTACAAACAGTTCCCTGATGAAAAGTACGCAGGACTCTTTCAATTCAAAAGACCTGTTCTTATGGTGAGAGACCCAGTCTTAATTAACAAGGTTCTAGTGAAAGATTTCACTTACTTTCAAGACAGAGGAGGACCTATAGTTAAGAAAGATATCTTCTCCAAAACTCTATTTGGGTTAAGGGGACAAGTATGGCGGGCACTGAGATACAAGTTGACACCTACCTTCACAACAGGCAAATTGAGAGGAATGtttgaacaaatttcaaaaagtGGAGATAACATGGTTGATAAACTCAAGGAGCATTTGTCCACAAAGGAAATGGCGAGAGGTGTAGATCCCAAAAACTTCCTATTTGAATTCACCTTAGATGTAATTGCAAGCTGCGCTTTTGGTTTGCAGTTTCAACCAAACAGTCCTGACTTCAACAAGTTCAAGTCGATTGTTGAAAAGATGTTTAAGTTCTCCCCTTTGCGGTTTATAAGATTTGGTTTTGTAACTATAGCACCAAAGATATCTGACTTCCTTAACATTAGCATGTCGTCCAGTGAGGCTGCAGAATATTTTACCAACCTGACAAAAGCCACAATTAAATATCGTAAGGAAAACAATGTCCAAAGGAACGACTACTTCCAAATGCTGTTATCACTCAAGGAGCAAGAAGAGAGTGGGAAAGACATGTCCCATGTGGTACCCGCTCATGTTACTGAGGATGATGCAGTCATTGACCAGATGCATTACACTCAGGAGGATGACCAGTCCATAGATACACCTGAGAAAT TGTTCTCAGAAGAAGCACTCACTTCAAACACTGTCATCTTCCTCTCTGCTGGTTCGGAGACAGTGGCTCGCACTATTGGCTTTACTCTGTTTGAGATATCCAGGCACCCAGATATTCAACAGAAGCTTCAACAGGAAGTGGACTCTGTTTTGTCCAGGCACAAGGACTGGTCATACGACGCACTCAAGGACATGACGTACCTGGACGAGGTCATACAAG AGTCACAAAGGATCTACAACCTCCTGCCCATGCTGATGAGAGAGTGTGTCCGACCCTACAAGGTACCTGATTCGGATCTCATTATAGAGAAGGGAACGCTGATTCTCATTCCTGTTACTGGTCTACACAAGGACCCTCAATACTACCCCGAGCCTTGCCAGTTTAATCCAGACAGATTCAAGGGTAACAACTTCAAGCCAAGCTCTACATTCTTACCCTTTGGCGATGGACCAAGGATTTGTATtg CCATGAGATTTGCAGTGATGGAGGTGAAGGCTGGTGTGGCCAAAGTCATGTCTCAATACACAGTGGAACTCAGTGACAAAACTCAACTGCCTCTTCAGTATGAAGTTCGTTCATTTATGCCATCAGTTAAAAACGGAATTTTCCTTTCTTTTCAAAGGAGATCATTGAAACCAGAAGTGTCATAG